The Mesorhizobium sp. INR15 region CGAGATCGAACCGGTAGTCGGGTTGGCGAAGCCGGCGATCATCCGCAACAGCGTGGTCTTGCCGCAACCGGACGGGCCAAGCAGCGAGAAGAATTCGCCCTCCCTTATGGTCAGCGAAGCATCATCGAGCGCCTTGAACGCGCCGTAGCTGCGTGTGACGTTGCGGATCTCGATCATCGCACGATCAGTTTGCGCCCGGTCGACTTGCGCCCGTTCGGCTTGCGGCTGGTCAGGCATAGAGGCCTCCCTCGTTCTGGGTGCGTCTGGCCGCGCGGCGACGCAGGATTTCGGCAACGGTCATCAGCAGGAACGAGGCAACCAGCAGCAAGGTGCCAAGTGCCAGCACGCCCGGCAGTTTCGCGGCGAAGCGCAACTGGCCCCAGATATAGATCGGCAGGGTGGCCTCGGTGCCCGTGAGGAAGAAGGCGATGATGAACTCGTCGAGCGAAATGGTGAAGCAGACAAGCAGGCTGGAGATGATCGCCGGCGCCACCATCGGCAGCGTGACGCGCCGGAAGGTGCCGAAGGCGCTTTCGCCGAGATCGGCCGAAGCCTCTTCCAGGCTGCGGTCGAAACCTTCGAAGCCGGAGGTCAGCACTGTCATCGAGTAGGGGATGCAGACCAGGACATGGCCAAGCACCACGGTGAAGAGCGACAGGCTCAGGCCCAGCTGCAGCATCACCAGCAGCATCGAGATGGCGACGATGACTTCGGGCAGCACCAGCGGTGCCATGATCAGGCCGTTGATGGTGCGGCGGCCGGGATAGCGGTAGCGGGTGATCGAACGAGCCGCGAGGATGCCGAGCACGGTCGAGAGAACGGCGGCTGACACGCCGACGACCAGGCTGTTCCAGGCGGCGTCGAGCAGCGCCGGGGTGCGGGGCAGGTCCTCATACCAATGCAAGGTGAAACCGGAGAGAGGGAATTTCGGTGTCGCCGCCGTGTTGACCGAGAAGATCGGCAGGAAGATCACCGGCAGGTAGAGAAAGACGACATAGAGGAACGCGTAGACCGGCAGCCAGCCGCCGGACAGGAAACGCCGCACCGCCGTCATCGCGCCAGCCTCTGGGCGGCACGGATGATCACCACTGTGGCGCCCGCCATCAGGGACACGACCAGCATCGTGGTGACCGAAAGCGCCGCGCCCAGCGGCCAGTTGGAAGCCTTGCCGAATTGCGCCTGGATGGCATTGGCGATCATGACGCCATCCTTGCCGCCGACCAGCTTGGGCGTGACATAGTCGCCAACGGTCGGGATCATGACGATAAGCGCCGCCGAGATGACGCCAGGCGCCGACAGCGGCAAGGTCACGCGCAGGAAGGACCGCAATGGGCTGTCGCCGAGATCGGTGGCCGCCTCGACCAGGGTGCGGTCGACCTTTTCCAGCGAGACGAAGATCGGCAGGATGGCAAAGGCCGCCCAGGCATGGGTGAGCGTGATGATGACGGCGCTCGAATTGTAGAGCAGCGCGGTCGACGGCTCGTCGATGATGCCGAGGCCCATCAGGCCGGAATTCAACACGCCGTTGTAGCCCAGGATGACCTTCCACGACATGACGCGCAGCAGATAGCTGGTCCAGAACGGGATGGTGATGAGGAACAGCCACAGGCTCTTGTGGCGGCCGCCATGGAACGAGATGAAATAGGCGATCGGATAGGCCAGGAGGACGGTGAGCAGGCTGACCGTCAGCGAGATGTAGAGCGAGCGCCAGAGCAGGTCACGATAGATCGGCTCGGTCAGCGCGATGCGATAGTTTTCCAGGGTGAAGGTGCGGTCGATGGTCAGGTAGTGCTGCGTCCAGAACGAATGGGCGATGACCACCAGGATGGGCAGCACGAGCAGGATGAGGGCGTAGATGAAGGTCGGGCTGATCAGGGCAAGGCCCTGAACAGGTTCGGACTGCAGAAGGGCATTTCGTCTGGCCCGCGTCATGCGCAACGGGGGCGACCCTTCCGCGGCCGCAGTCATTGCCAGACTCCGGAGGGCCAGACTCCGGAGGGCCAGACTCCGGGAGACAGTGCTCCGGGAGTCAGTGCTCCGGGCGTGATCTCGGTTGCTGGCCTGGACTGTCCCGCCATGCGGCATCATCCCATCGTGCTGGCGCCGGCCTGTTCCCAGTTTTGTTGTTGCCGGCTTTCTTTCATCATGCGCGCATCCGTGGATTGAAATCAAGCGCTATTTCTGCAATATTGATTGAACGGACATTCAAAATGAAGTGAAGAAAGCCGACATTTCGGCACTGACATCTCACTTCCTGTCCGGTGAAAATTTGGGAAGCGATGTGAGGCAATGATGGCTGCGGCAAGAGATATGAAGGCGATTGAAATGGCTGGCACCGAGGCTGGCGACGATGCGGTCGAACTCGCCAAGCGCCATCTCGTCCAGCCCTGGCCATTTGCCGGCTCGGTCGGTGCCGAAGCGCGCGCACTGATCGGCGAGGGCGAGGGCATCTACATCACCGACGGTACCGGAAAGAAGCTGATCGACGGCCCGGCCGGCATGTGGTGCGTCAATGTCGGCCACCGCCGCGAGGAACTGGCTAAGGTGATGTACGACCAGGCGATGGCGCTGTCCTACAACACGCCGTGGTACACGATGAACGCGCCGTCGGCGGAACTGGCTATGCGCATCGCCGGCCACGCGCCGGGCGACCTCAGCCATACGTTCTTCACCACGGGCGGCTCTTCCGCCGTGGAGACGGCGCTGCGCTTCATGCAGTTCTACAACAATGTGCGCGGACGGCCGGAGAAGAAGCTGATCCTGAGCCGGGGCGGCGCCTATCACGGCTCGACCTATCTTTCGGCTTCGCTCAATGGGCGCCCGCGCGACCGTGACTGGATGGACGGCGCCGACGATCTCGTGGTCAAGCTGTCCTCGCCCGATCCGTTCCGCCGCCCGCAAGGCATGAGCCTTGCCGCCTTCACGGATTTCCTGGTCGATCAGTTCCGCGACACGGTCGCGCGTGTCGGCGCCGACCGGATTGGCGCCTTCGTCGGCGAACCCGTCCAGGCATCGGGCGGCGTCGTCATTCCGCCGGACGGCTATCTCAAGCGCATCCGCGAGATCTGCCGCGACAACGACATTCTCTACATCTCCGACGAAGTGGTGACCGGCTTCGGCCGGCTCGGCCATGTCTTTGCCTCGGGCGATGTGTTCGGCATCGACCCGGACATGATCACCTTCGCCAAGGGCGTCACCTCAGGCTATTTCCCGCTTGGCGGCGTCATCATTTCCGAGCGGCTGCTGGAGGAGTTGCGCCGGTCGAACCATCCGGACGCGATGTTCGGCCATGGCCTGACTTACACCAGCCATCCCGTCGGCTGCGCCGTGGCATTGAAAAACCTCGACCTCCTGGAACAGGGCGTGCTCGCCCATACGCAGGACGTGGCGCCCTATTTCCAGGCGCAGCTGAAGACGCTGGAAGAACTGCCGCTGGTCGGCGAAGTGCGTGGCCTGGGGCTGATGGGCTGCGTCGAATGCGTCGCCGACCGCGAAAGCAAGGATCCGCTGCAGCTCGACAAGGATGTCGGCAAGCGCATCGACGCGCATTGCCATGAGCTCGGCCTGCTGGTGCGGCCGCTGATCAACATGTGTGTGATGTCGCCGCCGCTGGTCATCACCCGCGAGCAGATCGACGACATGGTCGGCATTTTGCGTGAGGGCATTTCACGGACGATGGACGACCTGCGCAAAGAGGGCGTCTGGCGGGGATGAGTTTTCCCCTTCTCCCCGTTTCACGGGGAAAAGGGGGCGGCAGGGGCGGCGCCAGCATTGGCCACGTCCGCAAACTGGAAGCGTCAGTTCGACGCGGTAACCTCACAAGTCCGGCGCGGCCCCTCACCTGCCTGCCGGCATCCTCTCCCCGTATAGTAACGGGGAGAGGGACGCTCTCATCGACGGTTTCGCCAATAACCTGCGATTCAGGAGTGGCGGCTTACGACCGCGACTTGAGCGCGTCGTTGAGGTTGCCCATGTCCTTTTCATCGGGTGCCGATTCCAGGCCGAGCACCGGCAGCATCCTGCGCAGATGGTCGTGGTGAGTGCGCACGCCGTATTCCAGGTCGGACAGGTAAAAGCCCTCGAAGGCCTCGGACAGCATGGACTCATTCGACCATACCGAAAGCTGGACATCCTCCGACATGGTGTCGCGGTCGATACGGAAGGAGAGATAACGGGCAGCCGCTTGCTCGCGGCTCTCGTCGCGATAGCGGTAGATGGCGCCGCGCAGCAGTGTTTCACCGGTCGAGAGCGGGAACTCCTGGTAGAACTGCACCGATTCCGGCATCACCGAAATGACGGCATTCGGGAAGATGCCGTAATAGACCCAGGCCTTCTTCAGATGGTCAGGCAGATGATCGGGCTCGGGCGCGATCTTGACGTAGTTCTTGACGCTCCAGCGCCGGCCGGCATGCGGATTGTAGGTGGCGAAGGAACGCGACACGCCATTGATGAAGGGCTCGTCGAAATAAGTGGCGCCATAGAGATCCTGCAGGGCCGGATGCGCCATGGCGACGTGATAGCCTTCGTTGTCGACATCGCGCACCGACTTCCAGTTGACCGGCGTCTTCTGGGTCCAGATGCCCCATGACGGCACCATGTCGGCGGCGTTGTAGTGCGCCAGTTCTGGCTCGATCGGCTTCAGCAGTTCGGCGACCGATGGCTGCGGCCCGCCATTGCGGAAACGGATGAAGATGAAGCCCATCCAGACTTCGAGATCGAGCGGCATCAGGCCGAACTCGGTCTTGTCGAGATCGGGGAACGAGCGTGGGCGGGCGGCGCCACGCAGCGTGCCATCGAGATTGTAGACCCAGCCATGGAACGGGCAGACCAGCGCGTTCTTGCAATTGCCCTGGCTGTCGGCGACGACACGGCTGCCGCGATGGCGGCACATGTTGTTGAAGCCGCGTACGACACCGTCCTTGCCGCGCACGATCAGCGCGCGCTCGCCAACCACGTCCATGGTCAGGTAGTCGCCGGCATTCGGGATGTCGGAGACGTGGCCGACGATCTGCCAGTGGTTGCGGAAGACGTGCTCTTTCTCGAGCTCGAGAAGGGCGTTGGAGTGATAACTCCAGCCCGGCAGGCCCCGCCGGTCCCAATCGTTGGGGATCGCCACGTCACGGAGGTGCGGGTTCATAAAAGGCTCTTCTTTTGCTGAATACTCATTCAATAAGATCATATTTCTCATTCAAATGCAATGGCTTGTGGAAATCCGATGTATTTTAAAGGGAATTCAAGGCCGCATTTCGCGCTGGAATCGATCCGACCTTGACCCTGGAAAATCACTAGAATTCCGGGTGTTAGTCCTGGTTTCCGCATCGCAGTTTCATCTCGGCTTTTCGGGTGAAGAAAGCCGAGCGGAAACGGCGTGTGCCGAGGAAGAAGTGTCGACTGGCCGCGACGCCGGTGATGTCCGATGGCGTCTGGATGGCTACCGGCACCTGAGTGACATCCGTGCTGGATGACCGTTTCTGCCCGGTTTTGCCCGAAATCGTGTTTCAAGACTGTTACACAGGTGGTCATGCGCCACCTTTGCCTTGTTACAAAGCGCGACTAAGTTCGTTTTCATACAAAAAGAAAATCAACGAAGGGAACCACGATGCATACGAAGATCCAGGCCGTCCATGGCGATCGCCGCTTCCAGGCTCCGCAGCGCAATGACCGCCGGCCGAAACTGGCGCTGCGTCAGCGCGCATCCGATCACCCGATGGCCATGTACATGGTGCTGGCCGCCACTGCATTCATCGGCATGGCCTTCACACCGACGGTTGGCCCGGCCTTCGCCTCGTTGAGCCCGCCGGCCAACATCGTCGACGGCGCGCCGACCACCACCAGGACCGCGCGCCTGCCGATGCGGGAGATCGACTTCGCCTGCAAGGGCCAGTCCTGGGGTTCGGAGAGTGTGACCTGCCTGCGCGCCATCGCCGAACAGTCCGGCACGCACAAGAACCGTGCTATCCGCATGATCGCCAGTGCCGCGCCGCTGACCACGACGCCCAACGTCTTTTGATTTCCGTCGAGGCCTGGTTCCGAAAACCGGTTCCCACTTTCAGGATCAGGCCTCTGACCTCCCCGAGCGCTCCCTCCAGCGCTCCTTTCGGCTCCCGCCGCCCCGTCGGCCGGGAGCCATTTTTTTGTCAGCTTTCGTGTTTGCCTGGCACGTCACGTGCTCAGCGCGGCCTGTTCGGCGATGGCTGAAAGCACACTGCGTACATCGAGCGTGCTGAACGGCTTTTCCAGCATCTGCGGCCGCTGGTGTGCCGGCAAAGCTTCGATTTCGGCTTTCGCACCGATCAGGTCGCCGGTGACCAGCACGAAACGCCGCGCTAATTCATGGCTTTCGGCAAGCAATTCACGATAGATGGCAATGCCGCTGATGCCGGGCATGCGCAGGTCCGAAAAGACAATATCGGGAGCCATATGGCCGGTGAGCGTGATGGCCGTCGATGCCCAGGCCGGCACGATCCGCGACTTGATGCCCATCAGTTCGAGAATATCGGAAAGCGACGCCGCGACATCGGGCTCATCGTCGATGATCAGCGCATGACGCAGGCCGCTCGATCGTGTCTGGCTTTCGCCGGCAATGGCGGCGCCGGCTGAAATCGCCGGCAGCTGGACGACGAAACGCGCGCCCTGCGGCGCCACCTCCTCGAACCAGACATTGCCATTGTGCCGCTCAATGATCGACTTCGAGATCGACAGCCCGATGCCGGTACCGACGCCGACCGGCTTGGTGGTGAAATAGGATTCGAAAATCCGGCCGCGGATTGCTTCCGGCACGCCAGGCCCGTTGTCCTCGACCGAGAAACCCGGATTGCCCCGGTCGCCGCGGAATGTCCGCACCTTGATCAGCCTTTCGCCGGCGGCGCCGGCCAGCGCATGCTGGCTGTTGATCAGGAAATTGGCCGCGACCTGCGTGACGTGGTCGGCATCGGCCATGGCCAGCAACGGGCCGGCGGCAAAATCCGTGTCGATGATGATGCCCGTTGAGCGAGCGCCATAGGCGGTCACCTCAAGGGCGGCGCGGATCACCTGGTTGAGGTCGGTCTCGGCCTGGGCGGCCGGGTGCAGGCGGACCATCGACAGGAAGCTCTTGACGATGCGGCCGCAACGTTCTGCGGCGGCACGCACCTTTTCGGCTCGAACCTTTGTCTGCGGATCGGAAGCGAATTCATGCAGCAGCGTCGATTGCGCAACCACCACGGCCAGCGGGTTGTTGAGCTCGTGCGAGACGCCGGCCAGCAACGAGCCCATCGCGGCCATCTTCTCGTTTTGGTGCAGCTTCTCGCGCTGGCGGTTGATCTCTTCCTCGGCGCGCAGCTTGTCGCGCAGGTCGCGGATCGAGCCGAAGATGAGACGGCGGTCGGCGACCCGCATCTCGGTCGCCGTCAGCTCTATCGGAAACACGTCGCCGGCGGCATTCTGGGTCACCGTCTCCAGCCGGTGGCCAACCATGGGGGCGCCTCGGCCGGACATGTATTCGGCACCTGACACATAGCCCTTGCGGTAATATTCCGGCACCACGGTGTCGAGCAGGTCCTTGCCGAGGATGTCGCCGCGCAGGAAGCCGAACATTTTTTCGGCCGCCGGATTGAACTCGATGATCGAGCCGGTCTCGTCAATGACGATGATGGCGTCGAGCGAGGCCTGCAGCATGGTGCGGCGGATGACTTCGCTGACATGAGCTTCCGAGGGCGATCGTTCGATGGCATCGCCGATGGCGAGCGCGATGATGTGCAGCGTCGCCTCTTCCTCGTCGGTCCATTCGCGCTCGTTGACGCAATCGTTGACCGCCAAAGTGCCCCAGAGATGGCCATGCGCGAACACCGACACCGAGAGGAAGGACTTGATGTTCTGCTTTTCGAAGTCGGTTCTCAGGAACCCTTCGAGATTGCGTGTGTGTCCTGCGAAGATCTTGCCTTGGCGCTCGTCCTCGGACACGCGCTCCAGCAGCCGATCCGAATTGATGATCGACTGCATGATAACTGTCGGCGAGGCCAGTTCGCCACCAAAGCGCGGGTCGATCCAGTAGGCTTCGACAGACTGGGCAAATCCCTGACCGGGCACATCGCGCAGGCGAAACAGAATGCCGCGCTGGCAGTCCATCGCCGTGCAAAGCGTTGCAAGGATTGTTTCCATCTCGCGCTGCCAGTCGCCGGCCTCTCGCAGCCGGCGAACAACACGAACAGCGGCCATCGCCGCGCCCTGTCTGGTGCCTCGCAGATCATTGCTTGCGGTTTCAGCCGTCATCGTCAGCAGTCGTTCCAAAGACGTCGCCAGGTTCACTCGAAGCGCGCCAGCAGGCGACCCCATGCCAGCAGCCGACCATAGTCCCGCATCGCCCTGGATTTAAAGCCCAGCCTCGGTGCTCAGTTGCCGTCGCCGGTCGGCAGCGTGAAGATATAGCCTTCGCCGCGCACCGTGCGCAGGAATTTCGGGTTGGCCGGGTCGGTCTCGATCTTCTTTCGCAGGCGCATGATCCGGATGTCGACCGCGCGCGATGATTCCGGATCCTCGGTGAAGCCGATCGCCTCGGAGATGGCGGCGCGGGTCAAGAGCCGGTTGGCGCGGGTCAGGAAAACCTCCAGCACGTCGAATTCGCTCTTGGCCATGTCGATGACCGCGCCATTGGCGCCGGTGACCATCCTGCCGTCCAGATCGGCCTGGAAGGGGCCGAATGTCACCGCGCGGCGGTCTGTCGTGGCCTTCTTGTCCTGCAGTTCCTGCGGCTGTGGAACCCGGCGCAGCACGCTGCGCACCCGCGCCAGCACTTCGCGCAGCTCATAGGGCTTGACGATGTAGTCGTCGGCGCCAAGCTCCAGCCCGACAATGCGGTCGAGCGCGGTGCCGGCGGCTGTCGCATAGATGATGCCGATCGGCAGTTTCGAGCGCAGCCAGCGGCCGAGCGACAGGCCGTCCTCGCCGGGCATGGCGATGTCGAGAATGGCGATATGGAAGGATTGCGTGTCGAGCAGGCCGCGCGCCGCGGCCGCGCTTTCGGCGGTGACAACATCATAGCCGGCGGCGCCAAGATATTCGGCAACCGCATCCCTCAGGTCGGGCTCATCCTCGACGATGATAATTCTTGCCCGCACTATGCTCTCGCCCCCGCTATCAGCGGAAAGTAGATTGGGTA contains the following coding sequences:
- a CDS encoding aminotransferase, with the translated sequence MAAARDMKAIEMAGTEAGDDAVELAKRHLVQPWPFAGSVGAEARALIGEGEGIYITDGTGKKLIDGPAGMWCVNVGHRREELAKVMYDQAMALSYNTPWYTMNAPSAELAMRIAGHAPGDLSHTFFTTGGSSAVETALRFMQFYNNVRGRPEKKLILSRGGAYHGSTYLSASLNGRPRDRDWMDGADDLVVKLSSPDPFRRPQGMSLAAFTDFLVDQFRDTVARVGADRIGAFVGEPVQASGGVVIPPDGYLKRIREICRDNDILYISDEVVTGFGRLGHVFASGDVFGIDPDMITFAKGVTSGYFPLGGVIISERLLEELRRSNHPDAMFGHGLTYTSHPVGCAVALKNLDLLEQGVLAHTQDVAPYFQAQLKTLEELPLVGEVRGLGLMGCVECVADRESKDPLQLDKDVGKRIDAHCHELGLLVRPLINMCVMSPPLVITREQIDDMVGILREGISRTMDDLRKEGVWRG
- a CDS encoding pentapeptide repeat-containing protein; amino-acid sequence: MRNGGDPSAAAVIARLRRARLRRARLRETVLRESVLRA
- a CDS encoding ABC transporter permease, which translates into the protein MTAAAEGSPPLRMTRARRNALLQSEPVQGLALISPTFIYALILLVLPILVVIAHSFWTQHYLTIDRTFTLENYRIALTEPIYRDLLWRSLYISLTVSLLTVLLAYPIAYFISFHGGRHKSLWLFLITIPFWTSYLLRVMSWKVILGYNGVLNSGLMGLGIIDEPSTALLYNSSAVIITLTHAWAAFAILPIFVSLEKVDRTLVEAATDLGDSPLRSFLRVTLPLSAPGVISAALIVMIPTVGDYVTPKLVGGKDGVMIANAIQAQFGKASNWPLGAALSVTTMLVVSLMAGATVVIIRAAQRLAR
- a CDS encoding response regulator — encoded protein: MFIPNLLSADSGGESIVRARIIIVEDEPDLRDAVAEYLGAAGYDVVTAESAAAARGLLDTQSFHIAILDIAMPGEDGLSLGRWLRSKLPIGIIYATAAGTALDRIVGLELGADDYIVKPYELREVLARVRSVLRRVPQPQELQDKKATTDRRAVTFGPFQADLDGRMVTGANGAVIDMAKSEFDVLEVFLTRANRLLTRAAISEAIGFTEDPESSRAVDIRIMRLRKKIETDPANPKFLRTVRGEGYIFTLPTGDGN
- a CDS encoding aromatic ring-hydroxylating dioxygenase subunit alpha — its product is MNPHLRDVAIPNDWDRRGLPGWSYHSNALLELEKEHVFRNHWQIVGHVSDIPNAGDYLTMDVVGERALIVRGKDGVVRGFNNMCRHRGSRVVADSQGNCKNALVCPFHGWVYNLDGTLRGAARPRSFPDLDKTEFGLMPLDLEVWMGFIFIRFRNGGPQPSVAELLKPIEPELAHYNAADMVPSWGIWTQKTPVNWKSVRDVDNEGYHVAMAHPALQDLYGATYFDEPFINGVSRSFATYNPHAGRRWSVKNYVKIAPEPDHLPDHLKKAWVYYGIFPNAVISVMPESVQFYQEFPLSTGETLLRGAIYRYRDESREQAAARYLSFRIDRDTMSEDVQLSVWSNESMLSEAFEGFYLSDLEYGVRTHHDHLRRMLPVLGLESAPDEKDMGNLNDALKSRS
- a CDS encoding ABC transporter permease, coding for MTAVRRFLSGGWLPVYAFLYVVFLYLPVIFLPIFSVNTAATPKFPLSGFTLHWYEDLPRTPALLDAAWNSLVVGVSAAVLSTVLGILAARSITRYRYPGRRTINGLIMAPLVLPEVIVAISMLLVMLQLGLSLSLFTVVLGHVLVCIPYSMTVLTSGFEGFDRSLEEASADLGESAFGTFRRVTLPMVAPAIISSLLVCFTISLDEFIIAFFLTGTEATLPIYIWGQLRFAAKLPGVLALGTLLLVASFLLMTVAEILRRRAARRTQNEGGLYA
- a CDS encoding ATP-binding protein, translating into MTAETASNDLRGTRQGAAMAAVRVVRRLREAGDWQREMETILATLCTAMDCQRGILFRLRDVPGQGFAQSVEAYWIDPRFGGELASPTVIMQSIINSDRLLERVSEDERQGKIFAGHTRNLEGFLRTDFEKQNIKSFLSVSVFAHGHLWGTLAVNDCVNEREWTDEEEATLHIIALAIGDAIERSPSEAHVSEVIRRTMLQASLDAIIVIDETGSIIEFNPAAEKMFGFLRGDILGKDLLDTVVPEYYRKGYVSGAEYMSGRGAPMVGHRLETVTQNAAGDVFPIELTATEMRVADRRLIFGSIRDLRDKLRAEEEINRQREKLHQNEKMAAMGSLLAGVSHELNNPLAVVVAQSTLLHEFASDPQTKVRAEKVRAAAERCGRIVKSFLSMVRLHPAAQAETDLNQVIRAALEVTAYGARSTGIIIDTDFAAGPLLAMADADHVTQVAANFLINSQHALAGAAGERLIKVRTFRGDRGNPGFSVEDNGPGVPEAIRGRIFESYFTTKPVGVGTGIGLSISKSIIERHNGNVWFEEVAPQGARFVVQLPAISAGAAIAGESQTRSSGLRHALIIDDEPDVAASLSDILELMGIKSRIVPAWASTAITLTGHMAPDIVFSDLRMPGISGIAIYRELLAESHELARRFVLVTGDLIGAKAEIEALPAHQRPQMLEKPFSTLDVRSVLSAIAEQAALST